A part of Saliniradius amylolyticus genomic DNA contains:
- the msrB gene encoding peptide-methionine (R)-S-oxide reductase MsrB: MTKTEQQWRDQLTDEEYRVCRQKGTEAPFSGDLLDNEATGHYICTCCGARLFESDTKFDAGCGWPSFFEESPEGNVAYQEDRSHGMIRTEILCQQCDAHLGHVFPDGPPPTGKRYCVNSVSMKFIPTGNES, encoded by the coding sequence ATGACCAAAACAGAGCAGCAATGGCGTGACCAACTTACCGACGAAGAGTATCGGGTCTGCCGACAGAAGGGCACTGAGGCGCCGTTTTCTGGTGACCTGTTAGATAACGAGGCCACCGGGCATTATATCTGCACCTGTTGTGGCGCTCGTCTGTTTGAATCGGACACTAAGTTCGATGCGGGCTGTGGCTGGCCGTCATTTTTTGAGGAGTCGCCCGAGGGCAATGTGGCCTATCAGGAGGATCGCAGCCATGGCATGATACGCACTGAGATTTTGTGTCAGCAGTGTGATGCCCATTTAGGCCATGTCTTTCCCGATGGACCGCCGCCGACAGGTAAGCGCTATTGCGTGAACTCGGTATCGATGAAATTTATCCCCACAGGTAATGAAAGTTAA